Below is a genomic region from Medicago truncatula cultivar Jemalong A17 chromosome 3, MtrunA17r5.0-ANR, whole genome shotgun sequence.
TTTGTACACTTTGTGGCACTAAAGTAGGATTCTTTATCGAGAGAAATGCCACCTTTTTCGAACCGGAATGAAGTTTGCTACTGGTTGAAGACTGTGATAATGCATGCAAGTCACCCTCTGGTGAAGATTCACGGAAAGAGGCTTTTGTCGTAGAAAGATTTTCTCCTCCTTCCTCACTACCAAACACAGTCTCCATAAAATCATCGAGTTGCGACGGGATTGTCAACAAATCAGTATTTGTATCCTTGACACGAGGGGGATCCTCTTTAGCTGCAGCATCTGCTTCACCTGTTTCCGAGTCACGTTGGTCATCTGCACAAAAGACGCAATTTACCATGTTGAACAAGACATCTCTCAGTTAATGAATTCTATTGAATACAAGCCATCATAAAACAATCAATTATCACCAACTGAACAATGCAccaattaagaaaaaatttctACTTTAAATTTCTTATCCAGCACCCTAAGGGCACTTGCTAGcattttctttaaattaataatacaaATAAGGAACACAAAGTGATTCAGTAATAACAGAAATGAGCGCATCATGGTTCTTACCCCCAAGAATAGACTCGATAGTGTCATAGTTGACACCTGATGCTTGAACAGAAAGATTTCCACCAGAGTCCTCACCTTGACTTTCATTCTCCTTTTTATGCTTCCTCTCATGTAATATAAACTTATCTGATTTCCAGACACACTCTAATGTAACATACTCAACGTCATCACTAGCAGGGTAGAATTCTCTAAAAACCTGATTCAGTAGTATACATCAGAACAGATGAAGAAAGAATATATTAGCAATTAGcatgtaaattattattttttatacataatCGTGTTTATGCATAAGTATACAGCAGAGAATTTAGTGGTACAACCACAAACTAACCTCTATTCCCTCATgagttatttttattgattgctTCTTTTTAGACAGGGAAGAAACCATATTGAACAAATCAACAATGTCAAGTAATATCTGCATAAGGAGGTAAAAACGATCAATCGGGATAAATGCACAATCACAgaaatatataacataacatcttaaaTAGCACAAATTCTTTACATCTACAGTACCAAATAATATCACTTATACTTCATAGTTAATTTACAAATAACCTCAGCACCAGTGTACCACATTAAAAAACTTCCAATTTAACTATGATGAAACCttgacaaaattaaattaaattataatacaTAAAACATGGGAGACTTACTTGTTGAACCAAAACTCGTAGACGTGCTAGCAAAGCCATAATTGTCACAGAAAGTCCCATAAAAAAGGATCGAGCAAACAATACAGATATCTCGctattaaatagttaaggaatcTGAACAGACTACTCAAAAAATATGTTCAAGAAGCAAGTACTAAATGATACTGGAGCTGACCAAGGTAACAATTTCTAACCAAAGTATGCATAAAAAATACGACGCAAGGATTAAATAATAGATTATATCATAGAACCAACCAAATTTTGGTAAAATGCTTCAGAATCTCACAACTTGAGGTTATTTTTTACCAGAAAAACTGAGGTTATCCAGTATGAAAACTGAAGTTCCTGTTCCCTATTTCAACAAAGATCTTTAACTTATAACAGAGATGCAGAAGGAAAAACATCAACATAAACGAGTAATCACTGAGCACATAGAAAATTTTAGCACAGACAGAGAAATTATATAACACTAAATTTAAGCATGTGAATCCCGAAAGTTGTTTGAAATCGTATTTACAGgggaaaaaagatgaaaaacaaaTACTAAACTCGTAAGTATCATTTGATAAGATCAACTGGTACCtatattatgaattatgaaGTAAAAGACAGAGCTAACATTTCTTATTATACCGCGATCAAGATATGGCAATCAACTAAACCCAGAgcaattaatataaattaacaaaatattctAATAGAAACCACATGATACTAATAGAAGGATACGTTGCAGCCTTCAGCATTGGTTCAACCATCTGCATGGGAAAACAGAACATTGgttgaaataagaaaaaagaggaagaaa
It encodes:
- the LOC11417699 gene encoding uncharacterized protein translates to MGTEFETIEGRITSMLSQLQCECGILERLVYKNKNQHRRCSYFQHLMKVRRDLRLLQLTNLEELVRSCFSVIKEDRPKQKIHLLESLKRRKCNDEKRNFLDRLLGSARLLEEMVEPMLKAATEISVLFARSFFMGLSVTIMALLARLRVLVQQILLDIVDLFNMVSSLSKKKQSIKITHEGIEVFREFYPASDDVEYVTLECVWKSDKFILHERKHKKENESQGEDSGGNLSVQASGVNYDTIESILGDDQRDSETGEADAAAKEDPPRVKDTNTDLLTIPSQLDDFMETVFGSEEGGENLSTTKASFRESSPEGDLHALSQSSTSSKLHSGSKKVAFLSIKNPTLVPQSVQSSISVLTSNAKPKSFHFMGNESDQTKDEKEDSLASILTNVKAKDSLF